A portion of the Fusobacterium nucleatum genome contains these proteins:
- a CDS encoding DUF2247 family protein, which translates to MITLEDFKNNNLKINWKIIDIGCLGSKIFRNELSYDDIINFSLEKFDEKNKIILKIISSDKDEYEEIGILVRELANIEKSEYEIAFEKWELVYIKKNLPVLNKNFIQGLIELNDLWFRLDFPEDSPYIFQGVKNNISPQEYYTEENYIYLYNRHLNWIRDKSNYLNGK; encoded by the coding sequence ATGATAACTTTAGAAGATTTTAAAAATAATAATTTAAAAATTAATTGGAAAATAATAGATATAGGATGTTTAGGAAGTAAAATATTTAGAAATGAATTAAGTTATGATGATATAATAAATTTTTCATTGGAGAAATTTGATGAAAAAAATAAAATAATTTTAAAAATAATTTCAAGTGATAAAGATGAATATGAGGAAATAGGTATTCTAGTTAGAGAATTAGCAAATATAGAAAAATCAGAATATGAGATAGCATTTGAAAAGTGGGAATTGGTATATATAAAAAAGAATTTACCTGTATTAAATAAAAATTTTATACAAGGACTTATAGAATTAAATGATCTTTGGTTTAGATTAGATTTTCCAGAAGATAGCCCCTATATTTTTCAAGGAGTAAAAAATAATATTTCTCCACAAGAATATTATACTGAAGAAAATTATATATATCTATATAATAGACATTTAAATTGGATTAGAGATAAAAGTAACTACTTAAATGGAAAATAA
- a CDS encoding LexA family transcriptional regulator, with the protein MSFGKTLKRIRLKHKDSLRGLAKKIDLHFTFIDKVEKGTAPISKNFIENVVAVYPEESEVLKKEYLKETLPDIFQKEEAIKIVSNSEVLNLPVYGKASAGRGYLNMDTPDYYMPILKGNFSKRSFFVEITGNSMEPTLEDGEFALVDPDNTSYSKNKIYVVTYNDEGYIKRLEMKDKLRVITLKSDNPDYDDIDIPEEMQEYFQINGRVVEVISKKKLL; encoded by the coding sequence AAAAAGAATCAGATTAAAACACAAGGATAGTTTAAGAGGTTTAGCAAAAAAAATAGACTTACATTTCACTTTTATTGATAAGGTAGAAAAAGGTACTGCTCCAATTTCAAAAAATTTTATTGAAAATGTTGTAGCAGTTTATCCTGAAGAAAGCGAAGTATTAAAGAAAGAATATTTAAAGGAAACTTTACCTGATATATTTCAAAAAGAAGAAGCCATAAAAATTGTTAGCAATAGTGAAGTTTTAAATCTTCCTGTGTATGGTAAAGCTAGTGCAGGTAGAGGATATTTAAATATGGATACTCCTGACTATTATATGCCTATTCTTAAAGGTAATTTTTCGAAAAGAAGTTTCTTTGTTGAAATTACAGGAAATAGTATGGAACCAACTTTAGAAGATGGAGAATTTGCTTTAGTTGATCCAGATAATACATCTTATTCAAAAAATAAAATTTATGTGGTTACCTATAATGATGAAGGTTATATTAAAAGATTAGAAATGAAAGATAAATTAAGAGTTATTACTTTAAAAAGTGATAATCCTGATTATGATGATATTGATATCCCAGAAGAAATGCAAGAATATTTTCAAATTAATGGTAGAGTTGTAGAAGTTATTTCAAAGAAAAAATTATTGTAA
- a CDS encoding DUF3798 domain-containing protein, which yields MKMKKILFSLLTIFMLVIAVACGKKEAPTEDANTQQGTTSEAIQDYHIGVVTISVSQAEDNFRGAEAVAKKYGLSSEGGKITVVTIPDNFMQEQETTISQMVSLADDPKMKAIVVAEGVPGTYPAFKAVREKRPDILLFVNNNHEDPVQVSTVADVVVNSDSIARGYLIVKTAHDLGATKFMHISFPRHLSYETISRRRAIMEQTAKDLGMEYIEMSAPDPLSDVGVPGAQQFILEQVPNWIAKYGKDIAFFATNDAQTEPLLKQIAANGGYFIEADLPSPTMGYPGALGVEFTDDEKGNWPKILEKVEKAVIAAGGSGRMGTWAFSYNFSGIEGLTDLAIKSIEAGDRDFTLDKVLASLDTATPDSKWNGSLMKNNNGVDIPNSFFIYQDTYVFGKGYMGITSVEIPEKYTKIGN from the coding sequence ATGAAGATGAAGAAAATTTTGTTTAGTTTGTTGACAATATTTATGCTAGTAATTGCAGTTGCTTGTGGAAAAAAAGAAGCACCCACTGAAGATGCTAATACACAACAAGGTACAACAAGTGAAGCAATACAAGACTATCATATTGGAGTTGTAACTATATCGGTTTCGCAAGCAGAAGATAACTTCCGTGGAGCAGAAGCAGTTGCAAAAAAATATGGTTTAAGTAGTGAAGGTGGTAAGATTACAGTAGTAACAATTCCTGATAACTTTATGCAGGAACAAGAAACAACAATTTCTCAAATGGTTTCTCTTGCAGATGATCCGAAAATGAAGGCTATTGTAGTTGCAGAAGGAGTTCCAGGAACTTATCCAGCATTTAAGGCTGTAAGAGAAAAAAGACCTGATATCTTATTGTTTGTAAATAATAACCATGAGGATCCAGTACAAGTAAGTACAGTTGCAGATGTAGTTGTGAACTCAGATTCAATAGCAAGAGGATATCTAATTGTTAAAACAGCACATGACTTAGGTGCAACAAAGTTTATGCATATTTCTTTTCCTAGACATTTAAGTTATGAAACAATTTCAAGAAGAAGAGCAATAATGGAACAAACAGCTAAGGATTTAGGGATGGAATATATTGAAATGTCAGCACCAGATCCTTTAAGCGATGTTGGGGTTCCAGGTGCACAACAATTTATATTAGAACAAGTTCCAAACTGGATAGCTAAGTATGGTAAAGATATAGCATTCTTTGCAACAAATGATGCTCAGACTGAGCCTTTATTAAAACAAATAGCTGCAAATGGAGGATATTTTATAGAGGCAGATTTACCATCTCCAACAATGGGATATCCAGGAGCATTAGGGGTAGAATTTACTGATGATGAAAAAGGAAATTGGCCAAAAATATTAGAAAAAGTTGAAAAAGCTGTTATAGCTGCTGGTGGTTCTGGAAGAATGGGAACATGGGCTTTTTCATATAATTTCTCTGGTATTGAAGGACTTACAGATTTAGCAATAAAATCTATTGAAGCAGGAGATAGAGATTTCACATTAGATAAAGTTTTAGCTTCTCTTGATACAGCAACACCTGATTCTAAATGGAATGGAAGTTTAATGAAGAATAATAATGGTGTTGACATACCTAATTCATTTTTCATATATCAAGATACATATGTTTTTGGAAAAGGATATATGGGAATAACTTCTGTTGAAATACCTGAAAAATATACTAAAATAGGAAATTAA
- the rsxE gene encoding electron transport complex subunit RsxE — MKKLGVLTAGIFKENPVFVLMLGLCPTLGVTSSAINGFSMGLAVIAVLACSNGLISLFKKFIPDEVRIPAFIMIIATLVTVVDMVMNAYTPDLYKVLGLFIPLIVVNCIVLGRAESFASKNGVIDSILDGIGSGIGFTLSLTFLGSVREILGNGSVFGISLVPANFTPALIFILAPGGFITIGIIMACINMKKERDAKKKKVTKK; from the coding sequence ATGAAAAAATTAGGAGTACTTACAGCTGGAATATTTAAAGAAAATCCAGTGTTTGTTTTAATGTTAGGACTTTGTCCTACACTTGGGGTAACAAGTAGTGCAATAAATGGTTTTTCAATGGGACTTGCAGTTATAGCAGTTCTTGCTTGTTCAAATGGATTGATATCTCTTTTTAAGAAATTTATACCAGATGAAGTAAGAATACCTGCATTTATAATGATAATAGCTACACTTGTTACAGTAGTTGATATGGTTATGAATGCTTATACACCTGACTTATATAAGGTATTAGGATTATTTATACCTTTAATAGTTGTTAACTGTATAGTTCTTGGAAGAGCAGAAAGTTTTGCATCTAAAAATGGTGTTATTGATTCTATACTTGATGGTATTGGATCTGGAATAGGATTTACTTTATCTTTAACTTTCTTAGGTTCAGTAAGAGAAATTTTAGGAAATGGTTCAGTATTTGGAATTTCATTAGTTCCTGCTAACTTTACACCTGCTTTAATATTTATATTAGCACCTGGTGGATTTATTACAATAGGGATAATTATGGCTTGTATAAATATGAAAAAAGAAAGAGATGCAAAGAAAAAGAAGGTGACTAAAAAATGA
- the truA gene encoding tRNA pseudouridine(38-40) synthase TruA: MRRKNIKIEFRYDGSSYYGFQRQPNKITVQGEIEKVLRIVTKEEINLISAGRTDRGVHANHQVSNFYTSSNIPIEKYKYLLTRALPNDIDILSVEEVDENFNARHNAKMREYIYIISWEKNPFEARYCKFVKEKIVAEKLEKIFSDFIGVHDFKNFRLSDCVSKVTVREIYQIEVKYFGENKIKIYIKGSAFLKSQVRIMVGTALEIYYGRLLENHIRLMLNDFTKEYKKNLVEAEGLYLNKIEY, from the coding sequence ATGAGAAGAAAGAATATAAAAATTGAGTTCAGGTATGATGGTAGCAGCTATTATGGTTTTCAAAGACAACCTAATAAAATAACAGTTCAAGGAGAAATTGAAAAAGTTTTAAGAATTGTCACAAAAGAGGAAATAAATTTAATATCTGCTGGTAGAACAGATAGAGGAGTCCATGCCAATCATCAAGTTTCTAATTTCTATACTTCTTCTAATATTCCAATAGAAAAATATAAGTATCTTTTAACAAGAGCTTTACCAAATGATATAGATATATTATCAGTTGAAGAAGTAGATGAAAATTTTAATGCAAGACACAATGCCAAAATGAGAGAATATATCTATATTATCTCTTGGGAGAAAAATCCTTTTGAAGCAAGATATTGTAAATTTGTAAAAGAGAAAATTGTTGCTGAGAAGTTAGAAAAAATATTTTCTGATTTTATAGGAGTACATGATTTTAAGAATTTTAGATTAAGCGATTGTGTAAGTAAGGTGACTGTAAGAGAAATTTATCAAATAGAAGTAAAATATTTTGGAGAAAATAAAATTAAAATATATATTAAAGGTAGTGCATTTTTAAAATCACAAGTTAGAATAATGGTTGGAACTGCACTTGAAATATATTATGGAAGATTACTAGAAAATCATATAAGGCTTATGCTTAATGATTTTACAAAGGAATATAAGAAAAATCTTGTTGAAGCAGAAGGACTTTATTTGAATAAAATTGAATATTAG
- the pth gene encoding aminoacyl-tRNA hydrolase, which translates to MKVVIGLGNPGKKYEKTRHNIGFIAVDNLRKKFNISDEREKFQALVSEKNIDGEKVIFFKPQTFMNLSGNSVIEIINFYKLDPKKDIIVIYDDMDLSFGDIRIREKGSSGGHNGIKSIISHIGEEFIRIKCGIGAKERDAVEHVLGEFNQTEQKDLDEILEKINNCVIEMLSVQNLDRIMQKYNKKKEISK; encoded by the coding sequence ATGAAAGTTGTTATTGGTTTAGGAAATCCAGGTAAAAAATATGAAAAGACAAGGCATAATATAGGTTTTATTGCTGTGGATAATTTAAGAAAAAAATTTAATATAAGTGATGAAAGAGAAAAATTTCAAGCTCTTGTCAGTGAAAAAAATATTGATGGAGAGAAAGTTATATTTTTTAAGCCCCAAACCTTTATGAATTTGAGTGGAAATTCTGTTATAGAGATTATAAATTTCTATAAATTAGACCCTAAGAAAGATATTATTGTTATCTATGATGATATGGATTTATCTTTTGGAGATATTAGAATTAGGGAAAAAGGAAGTTCAGGTGGTCACAATGGAATAAAATCTATAATTTCTCATATAGGAGAGGAGTTCATCAGAATAAAGTGTGGAATAGGTGCAAAAGAAAGAGATGCTGTTGAACATGTCCTAGGAGAGTTTAATCAGACTGAACAAAAAGATTTAGATGAAATTTTAGAAAAAATTAATAACTGTGTTATAGAAATGCTATCTGTTCAAAATTTAGATAGAATTATGCAGAAGTATAATAAGAAAAAAGAAATTTCAAAATAA
- the rsxC gene encoding electron transport complex subunit RsxC: MKFFGFRGGVHPPENKIQTEHLPIEKLESPDEIFVPLLQHIGAPLNPIVNVGDRVLKGQKIADAEGLAVPVHSPVSGTVTKIESRVFPLTGKVMTVFIENDKKEEWAELSKIENWEEADKKALLDIIREKGIVGIGGATFPTHVKLNPPPNTQLDSLILNGAECEPYLNSDNRLMLENPKSIVEGIKIIKKILNVPNVYVGIEDNKPEAIESMRKATEGTGINIVPLKTKYPQGGEKQLIKSILDRQVPSGQLPSAVGVVVQNTGTAAAIYEAVVNGKPLIEKVVTVSGKAIKNPKNVKVAIGTPFSYILDNCGINREEMARLVMGGPMMGLAQMTEDATVIKGTSGLLALTNEEMRPYKTKACISCSKCVSACPMGLAPLMFDRLAAAKEYEEMAAHNLMDCIECGSCAYICPANRPLAESIKTGKAKLRAKKK, from the coding sequence ATGAAATTTTTTGGTTTCAGAGGCGGCGTTCATCCCCCTGAAAATAAAATACAAACAGAACATTTACCAATTGAAAAATTGGAATCTCCAGATGAAATTTTTGTTCCTCTTTTACAACATATAGGAGCTCCTTTAAATCCTATTGTAAATGTAGGAGATAGAGTTTTAAAAGGACAAAAAATTGCAGATGCAGAAGGTTTAGCGGTACCTGTTCATTCACCAGTGAGTGGAACTGTCACAAAAATTGAAAGTCGTGTTTTTCCTTTAACAGGAAAAGTTATGACAGTTTTTATTGAGAATGACAAAAAAGAAGAATGGGCAGAACTAAGTAAAATTGAAAATTGGGAAGAGGCAGACAAGAAAGCCCTACTTGATATTATCAGGGAAAAAGGTATTGTTGGTATAGGAGGAGCTACTTTCCCAACTCATGTAAAATTAAATCCTCCACCTAACACACAACTAGATAGTTTGATTTTAAATGGTGCAGAATGTGAACCTTATTTAAATTCGGATAATAGACTTATGTTAGAAAATCCAAAATCAATAGTTGAAGGAATTAAAATCATTAAAAAGATTTTAAATGTTCCTAATGTTTATGTAGGAATAGAAGATAATAAGCCAGAAGCTATTGAATCTATGAGAAAAGCAACAGAAGGAACAGGAATAAATATTGTTCCATTGAAAACAAAATATCCACAAGGAGGAGAAAAACAACTTATTAAATCAATTTTAGATAGACAAGTTCCATCTGGACAACTTCCATCAGCAGTTGGTGTTGTTGTACAAAATACAGGAACAGCTGCAGCAATATATGAAGCTGTTGTAAATGGAAAACCTTTAATTGAAAAAGTTGTTACAGTATCTGGAAAGGCTATTAAAAATCCTAAAAACGTAAAAGTTGCAATAGGAACACCTTTTTCTTATATTTTAGATAACTGTGGAATAAACAGAGAAGAAATGGCAAGATTAGTTATGGGAGGTCCTATGATGGGACTTGCTCAAATGACAGAAGATGCCACTGTAATAAAAGGTACATCAGGGCTTTTAGCTCTAACTAATGAGGAAATGAGACCATACAAAACAAAAGCTTGTATAAGCTGTTCTAAGTGTGTTTCTGCATGTCCTATGGGGCTTGCACCACTTATGTTTGATAGATTAGCAGCAGCTAAGGAATATGAAGAAATGGCGGCTCATAATCTAATGGATTGTATCGAATGTGGTTCTTGTGCTTATATTTGTCCTGCTAATAGACCTTTAGCTGAGTCTATTAAAACAGGAAAAGCTAAATTAAGAGCTAAGAAAAAGTAG
- a CDS encoding RnfABCDGE type electron transport complex subunit B — protein MEAIMMPVAVLGITGVLMGLFLAYASKKFEVEVDPKVEAILAILPGANCGACGFPGCAGYASGVALEGAKMTLCAPGGPKVIEKIGEIMGVAVEIPVKKKPAKKPVEKKEAPKAQTGEPISASQEFIEKNKRMLMKFKEAFDAGDKEGFEKLENLAKMAKKDELLKYYEEIKAGKIVPDGSAPVAAGTTNANAISASKEFVEKNKRMLMKFKEAFDAGDKEGFEKLENLAKMAKKDELLKFYEEIKAGKIVPDPATMTDAVAAVKAEVISATKEFVEKNKRMLMKFKEAFDAGDKEGFEKLENLAKMAKKDELLKFYEEIKAGKTVPDPATMTDTPAAKQEAPKVEDTKKQEASYCSVLGDGLCVPEQNEKVKENLHQEIDKEVK, from the coding sequence ATGGAAGCGATTATGATGCCAGTTGCTGTGTTAGGGATAACTGGAGTATTGATGGGACTATTCCTAGCTTATGCTTCAAAGAAATTTGAAGTTGAAGTAGACCCAAAAGTAGAAGCTATTCTAGCTATTCTACCTGGTGCAAACTGTGGAGCTTGTGGATTCCCAGGTTGTGCTGGATATGCATCAGGAGTAGCTTTAGAAGGTGCAAAGATGACTTTATGTGCACCTGGTGGACCTAAGGTAATTGAAAAAATAGGAGAAATAATGGGTGTAGCAGTAGAAATACCTGTTAAAAAGAAACCTGCTAAGAAACCAGTAGAAAAGAAAGAAGCTCCAAAAGCTCAAACTGGTGAACCAATATCAGCAAGTCAAGAATTTATTGAAAAGAATAAAAGAATGTTAATGAAGTTCAAAGAAGCTTTTGATGCAGGAGACAAAGAAGGATTTGAAAAGTTAGAAAACTTAGCAAAGATGGCTAAAAAAGATGAACTATTAAAATATTATGAAGAAATAAAAGCAGGAAAAATAGTTCCTGATGGAAGTGCACCAGTGGCAGCAGGAACAACTAATGCAAATGCAATATCAGCTTCAAAAGAATTTGTTGAAAAGAATAAAAGAATGTTAATGAAATTCAAAGAAGCTTTTGATGCAGGAGACAAAGAAGGATTTGAAAAGTTAGAAAACCTAGCAAAGATGGCTAAAAAAGATGAATTATTAAAATTCTATGAAGAAATAAAAGCAGGAAAAATAGTACCAGATCCAGCAACAATGACTGATGCAGTAGCTGCTGTGAAAGCAGAAGTAATAAGTGCAACAAAAGAATTTGTTGAAAAGAATAAAAGAATGTTAATGAAGTTCAAAGAAGCTTTTGATGCAGGAGACAAAGAAGGATTTGAAAAGTTAGAAAACCTAGCAAAGATGGCAAAGAAAGATGAGCTATTAAAATTCTATGAAGAAATAAAAGCAGGAAAGACAGTACCAGATCCAGCAACAATGACTGATACTCCTGCTGCAAAACAAGAAGCTCCAAAGGTTGAAGATACTAAAAAACAAGAGGCTTCTTATTGTAGTGTTTTAGGTGATGGTTTATGTGTGCCAGAACAAAATGAAAAAGTGAAAGAAAATTTACATCAAGAAATTGATAAAGAAGTAAAATAG
- a CDS encoding RnfABCDGE type electron transport complex subunit D: MSTILKTGPAPHIRTAETVESVMYDVVIALIPAFAMAVYTFGVRALILTAVSVLTCILTEYLCQKALKRDIEAFDGSAILTGILFSFVVPAIMPLQYVVVGNIVAITLGKMVYGGLGHNIFNPALVGRAFVQASWPVAITTFAFDGKAGATVLDAMKRGIPLSDALLENTNQYIDAFLGQMGGCLGETSSLALLIGGAYLIYKKHIDWKVPAVMIGTVFVLTWAMGADPLMQIFSGGLFLGAFFMATDMVTSPTTSKGRVVFALGLGVLISLIRMKGGYPEGTAYAILIMNGVVPLIDRYIRPKKFGGVSKNGK; this comes from the coding sequence GTGAGTACAATTTTAAAAACAGGACCAGCTCCTCATATTAGAACAGCAGAAACTGTTGAGTCAGTAATGTATGATGTTGTTATAGCCTTGATACCAGCATTTGCTATGGCTGTATATACATTTGGTGTGAGAGCTTTGATACTAACTGCTGTATCAGTTTTGACTTGTATACTTACAGAATATCTATGTCAAAAAGCGTTAAAAAGAGATATAGAAGCATTTGATGGAAGTGCTATATTAACAGGTATATTATTTTCGTTTGTAGTTCCTGCTATTATGCCTTTACAATATGTAGTAGTTGGAAATATAGTGGCAATAACATTAGGTAAAATGGTTTATGGTGGTTTAGGTCATAATATCTTTAACCCAGCTTTAGTAGGAAGAGCATTTGTTCAAGCATCTTGGCCAGTAGCAATAACAACATTTGCATTTGATGGAAAAGCAGGAGCAACAGTTTTGGATGCTATGAAAAGAGGAATTCCTCTATCAGATGCGTTGTTAGAAAATACTAACCAATATATTGATGCTTTTTTAGGGCAAATGGGAGGATGTTTAGGAGAAACTTCTTCTTTAGCTCTATTAATAGGAGGAGCATATTTAATTTATAAAAAACATATAGATTGGAAAGTTCCTGCTGTTATGATAGGAACAGTATTTGTTTTAACTTGGGCAATGGGAGCAGATCCTTTAATGCAAATATTCTCAGGAGGACTATTCTTAGGAGCTTTCTTTATGGCAACTGATATGGTTACAAGTCCAACAACTTCAAAAGGAAGAGTAGTTTTTGCATTGGGATTAGGAGTTTTAATTTCTTTAATCAGAATGAAAGGTGGATATCCAGAAGGAACAGCTTATGCTATTTTAATAATGAATGGGGTAGTTCCTTTAATTGATAGATATATAAGACCTAAAAAGTTTGGAGGGGTGAGCAAAAATGGAAAATAG
- a CDS encoding DUF523 domain-containing protein, whose translation MKKKIKVLISACLLGDNVKYSGGNNLTLELVILLEKYNVDIVKVCPECFAGLPIPRVPSEIKETKVFSKDGRDITEEFLSGAEKTFKIAKENQIDFAILKERSPSCGSSYIYDGSFSGKVIQGQGLTVRKLNEENIVIFSEENLEEIEKYLQVLNK comes from the coding sequence ATGAAAAAGAAAATTAAAGTTTTAATAAGTGCTTGTTTATTGGGAGATAATGTAAAGTATTCTGGTGGAAATAATCTTACACTAGAACTTGTAATATTACTAGAAAAATATAATGTGGATATTGTAAAAGTTTGTCCTGAGTGTTTTGCAGGCTTACCTATTCCAAGAGTACCATCAGAAATTAAAGAAACTAAAGTTTTCAGTAAAGATGGTAGAGATATAACAGAAGAATTTTTATCTGGTGCAGAAAAAACTTTTAAAATAGCTAAAGAAAATCAAATAGATTTTGCTATTCTAAAAGAAAGAAGCCCATCTTGTGGAAGTTCATATATCTATGATGGAAGTTTTTCAGGAAAAGTTATTCAAGGACAAGGGTTAACAGTAAGAAAATTAAATGAAGAAAATATTGTAATTTTTTCTGAAGAAAATTTAGAAGAGATTGAGAAATATTTACAGGTGCTGAATAAGTAA
- a CDS encoding RnfABCDGE type electron transport complex subunit G: protein MENRYIHFGIVLGLIAAISAGLLGGVNDFTSKVIAENTLKIVNEARKEVLPEATSFKEDEAKEADGMQYIPGFNDAGEVIGYVASVTEAGYGGDINFVVGIDKDAKVTGLNVVTSSETPGLGAKINGKEWQEHWIGKDSTYEFNKSVDAFAGATISPSAVYRGVIRALNTYQNEVSK from the coding sequence ATGGAAAATAGATATATACATTTTGGAATCGTCCTTGGTCTAATAGCAGCTATATCAGCTGGATTACTTGGAGGAGTTAATGATTTCACAAGTAAAGTTATAGCAGAAAATACTTTAAAAATAGTAAATGAAGCAAGAAAAGAAGTTTTACCAGAAGCAACTAGCTTCAAAGAAGATGAAGCAAAGGAAGCTGATGGAATGCAATACATACCTGGATTTAATGATGCAGGAGAAGTAATTGGTTATGTTGCATCAGTTACAGAAGCAGGTTATGGTGGGGATATTAATTTTGTTGTAGGAATTGATAAAGATGCTAAGGTAACAGGTTTAAATGTGGTTACAAGTTCTGAAACTCCTGGATTAGGAGCAAAAATTAATGGAAAAGAATGGCAAGAACATTGGATAGGAAAAGATTCTACTTATGAATTTAATAAGTCAGTAGATGCTTTTGCAGGAGCTACAATATCACCTAGTGCCGTTTATAGAGGAGTTATAAGAGCATTAAATACTTATCAAAATGAGGTGAGTAAATAA
- the rsxA gene encoding electron transport complex subunit RsxA produces MSIGGLFSIIITSIFINNIIFAKFLGCCPFMGVSKKVDSSLGMGMAVTFVITIASGVTWIVYRKILEPLGLGYLQTIAFILIIASLVQFVEMAIKKTSPSLYKALGVFLPLITTNCAVLGVAIINIQEGYNFIETIVNGFGVAVGFSLALLLLAGIRERLEYANIPKNFKGVPIAFITAGLLAMAFMGFSGMQI; encoded by the coding sequence ATGAGTATAGGTGGATTATTTAGTATAATTATTACTTCAATATTTATAAATAACATAATATTTGCTAAGTTCTTAGGTTGCTGTCCATTTATGGGAGTTTCTAAAAAGGTTGACTCATCATTAGGAATGGGGATGGCTGTTACCTTCGTTATTACAATAGCTTCAGGAGTAACTTGGATAGTTTACAGAAAGATATTAGAACCTCTTGGTTTAGGATATTTACAAACAATAGCTTTTATATTAATAATAGCTTCTCTTGTACAATTCGTTGAAATGGCAATTAAAAAGACATCACCAAGTCTATATAAAGCACTTGGAGTATTTTTACCATTAATCACAACAAACTGTGCTGTTCTAGGGGTTGCTATAATAAATATCCAAGAAGGATATAATTTTATAGAAACAATAGTAAATGGTTTTGGAGTTGCAGTAGGTTTCTCACTAGCATTGTTACTTTTAGCTGGAATCAGAGAAAGATTAGAATATGCAAACATTCCTAAAAACTTCAAAGGAGTTCCAATAGCATTTATCACAGCTGGACTTTTAGCTATGGCATTTATGGGATTTAGTGGAATGCAAATTTAA
- a CDS encoding DHH family phosphoesterase, with protein sequence MADILCDTRLKSEETPKVIILTHGDADGLVSAMIVKAFEELQNKNKTFLIMSSMDVTLEQTDKTFDYICKYTSLGSKDRVYILDRPIPSVEWLKMKYLAYTNVINIDHHLTNNPTIYKDECCCDDIYFYWDDKLSAAYLTLEWFKPLIEKGENYKKMYEKLEPLAEATSCWDIFTWKNLGNSPKELLLKKRALSINSAEKILGAGAFYNFITKKLNSKNYTEEVFDYFMLLDEAYNMKIDNLYDFAKRVISDFDYKGHKLGIIYGIDGDYQSIIGDKILDDKKLDYEIVAFLNVYGTVSFRSKNNIDVSEIAKKLGVLVGYSGGGHKHASGCRICDKDEMKKKMMEIFEHSMNKIKVL encoded by the coding sequence ATGGCTGATATTTTATGTGATACAAGGTTAAAATCAGAAGAAACACCCAAAGTTATTATTTTAACTCATGGGGATGCAGATGGACTGGTTTCAGCTATGATAGTTAAGGCTTTTGAAGAGTTACAAAATAAAAATAAGACTTTTCTAATTATGAGTAGTATGGATGTTACTTTGGAACAAACAGATAAGACTTTTGATTATATCTGTAAGTACACATCTTTGGGGTCAAAGGATAGAGTATATATTTTAGATAGACCTATTCCAAGTGTAGAATGGTTAAAAATGAAGTATTTAGCATACACAAATGTTATAAATATAGATCATCATTTAACAAATAACCCAACAATATACAAAGATGAGTGTTGTTGTGATGATATATATTTTTATTGGGATGATAAGTTAAGTGCGGCATATTTGACATTGGAATGGTTTAAACCTTTAATAGAAAAGGGAGAAAATTATAAGAAAATGTATGAAAAGTTAGAACCTCTTGCAGAGGCTACTTCATGCTGGGATATTTTTACTTGGAAAAATTTAGGAAATAGTCCAAAAGAACTTTTATTAAAAAAGAGAGCCTTATCAATTAATTCGGCTGAAAAGATTTTAGGTGCAGGAGCTTTCTATAATTTTATTACTAAAAAATTAAATTCTAAAAATTATACAGAAGAAGTTTTTGATTATTTCATGCTTTTAGATGAAGCATATAACATGAAAATAGATAATTTATATGATTTTGCTAAAAGAGTAATAAGTGATTTTGACTACAAAGGACATAAATTAGGTATAATTTATGGTATAGATGGAGATTATCAGTCAATAATTGGAGATAAAATCTTAGATGATAAAAAATTAGATTATGAGATAGTTGCTTTTTTAAATGTATATGGAACAGTATCTTTTAGAAGTAAAAATAATATAGATGTAAGCGAAATTGCTAAAAAATTAGGGGTGTTAGTAGGCTATTCAGGTGGAGGACATAAACATGCCTCTGGTTGTAGAATATGTGATAAAGATGAAATGAAAAAGAAGATGATGGAAATTTTTGAACATTCAATGAATAAGATAAAAGTTTTATAG